In Fibrobacter sp. UWB15, the following proteins share a genomic window:
- a CDS encoding peptide chain release factor 3: MNSEIEKRRTFAIVSHPDAGKTTITEKFLWYGNVIREAGHVRAKANRSYTVSDWMKIEQQRGISVSSSVLNFPFEGCMFNLVDTPGHQDFCEDTYRALTAVDAALVLIDSVNGVEKQTIKLMDVCRMRHTPIITFINKMDLDGRHVLDLLDEIESILKIKVAPFTLPIGVGKLFKGVYSIAENTFHTFNKEEGHQEIIQMEGPDDPRLVEMCGENWVAQFKEEYEMVTGAMDPFDHEKFLKGEMCPVFFGSAVNNFGVRQLLNAFAKLAPPPMVRETDKRPVSPDEDAFSAFVFKIQANMDPKHRDRTAFLRICSGSFTRGEKVYHVRTGREIRLAAPTAFLAKDKEVIDHAWAGDIVGINDPGLFRIGDTLTDGEKINFTGIPDFAPEHFARVTLLNPLKSKQMAKGLAELSEEGATQLYEPLKSAIPVIGVVGELQFDVLKFRLQSEYGADVSLDRVPAHGIRWVSGPEADVAKFAEEYAMDCMMDKERNLVCLFPNEYRLNLAIKNYEKLTFAATSQG, from the coding sequence ATGAATTCCGAAATCGAAAAACGCCGCACTTTTGCCATTGTCAGCCACCCTGACGCAGGTAAAACCACCATCACCGAAAAGTTCCTCTGGTACGGAAACGTCATCCGCGAAGCGGGTCACGTGCGCGCCAAGGCGAACCGCAGCTATACGGTGAGTGACTGGATGAAGATCGAACAGCAGCGCGGTATTTCGGTTTCGAGTTCCGTGCTGAATTTCCCGTTCGAAGGTTGCATGTTCAACCTGGTTGATACCCCGGGGCACCAGGACTTCTGCGAAGACACCTACCGCGCCCTCACCGCCGTGGATGCCGCCCTCGTGCTTATCGATAGCGTGAACGGTGTGGAAAAGCAGACCATCAAGCTCATGGATGTGTGCCGCATGCGCCATACGCCGATCATCACGTTCATCAACAAGATGGACTTGGATGGCCGCCACGTGCTCGACTTGCTCGACGAAATTGAAAGCATCTTGAAAATCAAGGTCGCCCCCTTTACGCTCCCCATTGGCGTGGGTAAGCTTTTCAAGGGCGTGTATTCCATCGCTGAAAACACCTTCCACACCTTCAATAAAGAAGAAGGCCATCAGGAAATCATCCAGATGGAAGGCCCCGACGATCCGCGCCTTGTAGAAATGTGCGGCGAAAACTGGGTCGCCCAGTTCAAGGAAGAATACGAGATGGTGACCGGCGCCATGGATCCGTTCGACCACGAAAAGTTCCTGAAGGGCGAAATGTGCCCCGTGTTCTTCGGTTCTGCGGTGAACAACTTCGGTGTGCGTCAACTGTTGAACGCTTTTGCAAAGCTTGCGCCGCCCCCGATGGTTCGTGAGACCGACAAGCGCCCGGTGAGCCCCGACGAAGATGCCTTCAGTGCGTTTGTCTTCAAGATTCAGGCCAACATGGACCCCAAGCACCGCGACCGTACGGCATTCCTGCGCATTTGCTCGGGCAGCTTTACCCGTGGCGAAAAGGTTTACCACGTGCGCACGGGCCGCGAAATCCGCCTGGCTGCTCCGACCGCTTTCCTCGCGAAGGACAAGGAAGTGATCGATCACGCCTGGGCGGGCGATATCGTGGGTATCAACGACCCGGGACTGTTCCGCATCGGCGATACCTTGACCGACGGCGAAAAAATCAACTTCACCGGCATTCCGGATTTTGCTCCGGAACACTTCGCCCGCGTAACGCTTTTGAATCCGCTTAAGTCTAAGCAGATGGCGAAGGGCCTTGCCGAACTTAGCGAAGAAGGCGCAACCCAGCTGTACGAACCGCTCAAGTCCGCTATTCCTGTGATTGGCGTGGTGGGCGAGTTGCAGTTTGACGTGCTCAAGTTCCGCCTGCAGAGCGAATACGGTGCCGATGTGTCGCTGGACCGCGTGCCCGCACACGGAATCCGCTGGGTGTCGGGCCCCGAAGCCGATGTGGCCAAGTTCGCCGAAGAATATGCGATGGATTGCATGATGGACAAGGAACGTAATCTCGTTTGCCTGTTCCCCAACGAGTATCGTCTGAACCTCGCCATCAAGAACTACGAAAAGCTGACCTTCGCGGCTACCTCGCAGGGCTAG
- a CDS encoding 23S rRNA (pseudouridine(1915)-N(3))-methyltransferase RlmH → MKWVLAVFGKAGSPFIADEVDKYVKRLRGGVYPLEVVELKESKIDDRVQALAQEAALFDKKFPKSEYKRVILSEEGKLMDTVKLSDTLRDRFPGNIVFLIGSAYGIDENLKKTADLLLSLSPLTFTHDHARVLFAEQLYRVQMVMQNHPYHHR, encoded by the coding sequence ATGAAATGGGTTTTAGCAGTTTTTGGTAAGGCGGGTTCGCCGTTTATTGCCGACGAGGTCGACAAGTACGTGAAGCGCTTGCGTGGGGGAGTGTATCCGCTCGAAGTTGTGGAACTCAAGGAATCCAAGATAGACGACCGCGTGCAGGCGCTGGCTCAAGAGGCGGCCCTGTTCGATAAGAAATTCCCGAAGTCGGAATACAAGCGCGTTATTTTGTCTGAAGAAGGCAAGCTGATGGACACGGTCAAGCTGTCGGACACCTTGCGCGACCGTTTTCCGGGGAATATCGTGTTTTTGATCGGGTCGGCGTACGGCATCGACGAAAACTTGAAGAAGACCGCCGACTTGCTCCTGTCGCTTTCGCCGCTGACTTTTACCCATGACCACGCCCGCGTACTTTTCGCGGAACAGCTTTACCGAGTCCAGATGGTCATGCAAAACCACCCGTACCATCATAGATAA
- a CDS encoding RICIN domain-containing protein, with the protein MNFTGSLKFLTLSAILTVCLAGNAFSAVEYTLHNKSTNPTADEQDAYKRITTVMDSAVKLYNTYSNLSKFINVYYAPGVPTAEASSNGDLRFGENRSYMVVPTAMHEMGHTMGIGTTSEYAATCVDGVFRNDKVQAKLREMDGPNAELHCDRQHIWPYGLNQASEAKSEQDLINHVILVETIYQQLFKVAFYKEGRIKSLGDTKKCMGITSSNALELMDCKDTATFVKIFSVGDNPVTYYIQLGNRVVDIPNESTAAGIRAATYGYNGGAHQRYVFEGAPVNTPNAFYLKNYKSGHYLQSVENTVVQNPKQQNDSFIWQIQETIEEDTSATDTSSADTSVADTSKKDTSKTDIAARQIVHTQQLRLPTRTFDLKGRAVRKQTLSRGRGTILFNR; encoded by the coding sequence ATGAATTTTACAGGGTCGCTTAAGTTCCTTACATTGTCTGCAATTTTGACGGTATGCCTTGCCGGCAATGCATTCTCAGCTGTTGAATACACTTTGCATAATAAGTCGACGAATCCAACCGCCGACGAGCAGGATGCCTATAAGCGCATCACGACCGTCATGGATTCGGCGGTCAAACTCTACAATACCTACTCGAACCTCTCGAAGTTCATCAACGTGTATTACGCACCGGGCGTGCCCACGGCCGAAGCCAGCAGTAACGGAGACTTGCGCTTTGGCGAAAACCGCAGCTACATGGTGGTACCGACAGCCATGCACGAGATGGGCCACACGATGGGTATCGGGACCACGTCGGAATATGCGGCAACGTGTGTAGATGGAGTCTTCAGGAACGACAAAGTTCAGGCGAAACTTCGTGAGATGGATGGCCCGAACGCGGAACTCCATTGCGACCGTCAGCATATCTGGCCGTATGGTTTGAACCAGGCAAGCGAAGCCAAGTCCGAGCAGGACCTGATCAACCACGTGATTCTCGTGGAGACCATTTACCAGCAGCTGTTCAAGGTGGCGTTCTACAAAGAGGGGAGAATCAAGTCCCTTGGCGATACCAAGAAGTGCATGGGGATTACTTCGAGTAACGCTCTGGAATTGATGGATTGTAAGGATACGGCGACTTTTGTGAAGATTTTCTCGGTGGGCGACAACCCGGTTACATACTACATTCAGCTCGGGAACCGCGTCGTGGATATCCCGAACGAATCCACGGCGGCAGGCATTAGAGCGGCCACCTACGGTTATAATGGCGGCGCTCACCAGCGGTACGTATTTGAAGGCGCTCCAGTCAATACACCGAATGCATTCTACCTCAAGAATTACAAGAGCGGGCATTATCTGCAGTCGGTGGAAAATACCGTAGTGCAGAATCCGAAACAGCAGAACGATTCGTTCATCTGGCAGATTCAAGAAACTATCGAGGAAGATACTTCGGCTACAGACACCTCGTCTGCAGATACCTCTGTCGCGGATACGAGCAAGAAGGATACTTCCAAGACGGATATTGCTGCAAGGCAAATTGTACACACGCAGCAGCTCCGGTTGCCGACGAGAACCTTCGACCTGAAGGGACGCGCCGTTCGCAAGCAGACGCTAAGCCGCGGGCGCGGAACGATTCTATTTAACAGGTGA
- a CDS encoding metallophosphoesterase, with the protein MLYGICSDIHSNAVAFEAVIASMKDNNVDRKVCLGDLVGYGADPNECVRLARENMDICIIGNHDSVAIKHESSAGFNPYAKQAIEWTQNHLSDESVSFLRTLPYICEENDICFVHASPLSPADWVYVTELEDALDAFEHFKGRYCFVGHTHSPVIVASRPNAIPKILDEYEYRIEDTERLLVNVGSVGQPRDRDPRSCWCLLDTETKCVRLIRVDYDVYQTQERMKKAGMPSFLIDRLSVGR; encoded by the coding sequence ATGCTTTACGGAATTTGTTCTGATATCCATTCGAATGCGGTTGCCTTTGAAGCGGTTATAGCTTCTATGAAAGACAACAACGTCGATAGGAAAGTTTGCCTTGGTGATTTGGTGGGTTATGGTGCCGATCCGAACGAATGCGTTCGTCTTGCTCGCGAAAATATGGACATTTGCATTATCGGTAACCACGACAGTGTGGCGATCAAGCATGAATCCAGCGCCGGGTTCAACCCGTATGCCAAGCAGGCGATTGAATGGACCCAGAATCATTTGTCCGACGAATCCGTCTCGTTCTTGAGGACGCTCCCGTACATTTGCGAAGAAAACGATATTTGTTTTGTGCACGCCTCTCCGCTTTCGCCCGCGGACTGGGTGTACGTGACCGAGCTCGAAGACGCCCTCGACGCTTTTGAACATTTCAAGGGCCGCTACTGCTTTGTGGGGCATACGCACAGCCCGGTGATTGTGGCGAGTCGCCCGAACGCCATCCCTAAGATTCTGGATGAATACGAATACAGGATCGAAGACACGGAACGCTTGCTGGTGAATGTGGGCAGCGTAGGTCAGCCGCGTGACCGTGACCCGCGTTCTTGCTGGTGCTTGCTTGATACCGAGACCAAGTGCGTGCGCCTGATTCGCGTGGACTACGACGTATACCAGACGCAGGAACGCATGAAAAAAGCCGGCATGCCGAGCTTCCTCATAGATCGTTTAAGCGTGGGAAGGTAA